The DNA sequence CAGCACGTTGCGCTCGTAGAAGATCGCGGCGTCCTGGGTGATCGGCTGGAGTTCCCCGTGCAGCGCCGCGAGGGCCTTGCCGTGGACAGAGTGGCTGTGCGCGACGGACACCGCGTCGGGCCGGGCGGCGTAGATCTGCGAGTGGATCGCGAAGGCCGCCGGGTTGAGCGCGCCGCGGCCGTGGACGATCTCGCCGTGCGGGTCCATGAGCAGCAGGTCGCTGACGCGGATGCGGCTGAAGGCGATGCCGTACGGGTTGAGCCAGAAGTGGTCGCGCAGCTCCGGGTCGCGGACGGTGATGTGCCCGGCCGTCATCTCGTTCAGGCCGAGCCGGGCGAAGATCCGAAAACCCACGGCCAGCGCCTGCCTGCGTGCGTCCCGTTCCTGCGCCGCGGTGGCGCAGACGGGCCGGGTGAACGGCTCGGCCGGGCGGGGCCGCAGGCCGGCGGTGAAGGTCGGCGGCGGGACTGCCGTCGTCTCGGTTCCCATGTCACTGCTCCCCGGTCGTGGTGAGGATGAGCTGCGCGGCGATGAGCGTCTCGGTCATGGAGGCCTCGACCTCGGCCAGGATCGCGCCGGCCTGCCCGGGGTGCCGCCGGGCATCGGGCACCCAGCGCGGGTAGAGGTCGTTGGCCCGGACGTCGAGCAGGATGGCGGTCAGCCGGTCGCAGGTCTGGGCCGCGACCGGCCGGGCCGGTGCCGAGGCGGTACGGCGTACGGCGAAGAAGGCGTCGAAGAGGTCCTCGGCGTGCGGCGGGTCGGCGGGCTGGTCCGGTGCCGCCGTCGCGTGCCGGCGGAACAGGGAGACGCCGTCGGGCACCAGCGTGCGGGCCACCGCGATGTGCGCGCGGCCGTTGCGGCGGCCCGCCAGCCGGTACGCGGTCAGCGGGGCCGGGTCGGCGTCCTGCCACCGGTGCGTCAGCGCTTCGGCGCAGCGTACGAGGGCGCGGTGGTCGCGCGACCACTTTCCGGAGAAGGCGGGGTGGAAACGGTGCATCACCGGGCGGATGGCGTCCTCGTAGATGCGCCGGGGGCAGGACCCGCAGTAGAGCAGCAGCGCGGTGTAGGCGTCGGTGAGATCGGCAGCCGCCTGGAGCAGCGACGGGGTCCGGTGCTCGGCGGCCCGGGTGAGCAGGCCGCGCATGCACGTCCAGATCCCGATCGTCGCCTGGTGCCCGGTCATCCAGCGGGCCCAGTAGAGCCGCTCGGCGGCGTGCGCGGGCTCGAACAGCGGCGGCGTGAGGGTGTCGTCGGCGACGGCGGCCGGGTCGGCGGGCAGGTACAGGGGCTCGGTCGCGGTGCGGTGCGGTGGTGCGCTGTTGACGGTCATGGGTGCTCCAGAACCTCTGTCCGCAGGTCGCCGGAGCGGGGCTGCACGGCGGCGGTGCGGAGGTGTCCGCGTACTGCGTCGAGCAGCTGGCGGTCGCCGGCGGCGACGGCCTCCCGGGTCCGGCCGGCGTAGCGGGCGATGACACGGCAGCGGGGCAGGGCCTCCAGCTCGGGCCGGCGGCCGGCGGCGGCCACCAGGTCGAACACGGCATGGGCGCGGCCGGTGGGCCATACCGCGGCGAACTCTGCGAACGGGAACGGCACGCCGATGGTCGTGACCACCAGCAGCGTGTCCGCGGCGGCGGCGGTGCGCAGCCCGGCCCCGTCCACGACCGCGCGGCCGGCGGGGGTGTGGATCGACACCACGTCGCTGCCGCCGAGCAGTTCGTCGGCGCAGGCGTAGGCGCAGGGGCCCGGATCGGCCACCGGGCCGCGGCTGTGGTGGTAGCGGACGGTCATGCCCAGCCCGGACGCCGCCGTCGCGACCCGGCGGCCGACGTGCCCGAGCCCGATCAGGCCGAGCGTGCGGCCGCGCAGCTCCCCGGCCAGGCCTGCGCCGGTGTCGCGCTGGAGGTGGGTGAGCATCGCGGCGAGGACGAACTCGGCGGTGGCGTTGTCGGCGTACCGGTCGATGGTGGTGACCGTGATACCCCGCGCCCGCGCCGCGGCGTGGTCGACCCGGCGCGACGACGTCGAGCGCAGCCCGATGTAGCGCAGCGCCGGAAGCGCCGCCAGCTCGGTCGCGCCCAGGTCGTGGTGCCAGCCGCCGATGACGGCGTCGACCGATTCGGGCAGGCGGGCTCCGGGCCACGTGCCCGGTTCGGCCAGCGGCGCCGCGGACAGCGCCCGCAGCGCGCCGTAGGTGTCCGCCCGCAGGTCCAGGCCCGGCAGCACGGCGATGTGCCGGAACCCGGGGCTCGGGATGGCGCCGTTCATCGACCGGTGCCCGGGATGTAGGCGAATTCGAACTCCAGGCCGTTGGGGTCCAGGGCGTAGAAGCTCTCCACACCGTCGTCGTCGACGACGACGGCCGTGGCCGGTTCGTCGCGGGCGAAGGTGAACTGCCGGGAGTCGTACAGCGCGAGCCAGTGGTCGCGCCGCTCGACCAGCGCGGCCGAGCTGGCCGTACGCAGGCACACGTGCTGGAACTGCGCGGCGGTGCCGGCCGGCGGCTCGTTCCTCGTCGAGGCGCGTTCGAACAGGTGGAACCGCAGGTCGCCGACGACCAGCTCGGACAGGGCGGTGATACCGGGCAGGCGCTCGTGGGTCAGGGGCGAGAACCGGTCCAGCGACCAGGCCAGCGTCGCGCCGAAGTAGGCGGTGTACCAGGCGACCGAGTTGGCCAGGTCACCGGTCTGCACGGCCACGTGGTGCAGGGCGACCTCGGCCGGCGGGCGGCGCAGGCCGCGTCTGATGTCCAGCTCGTGGTGCCTGATCTCGTGGGCGCTGATGCGGGCCAGCCGCAGCCGGTCGACCATGCCCCAGGACGGGTGCGCCGTCCGCGTGTCGGCGGGTGCGGCGAGGGCCGCGTCGCACCACTGCGCCGCGGCCGAGGCCAGCGCTCGCAGGCCCACCGGGACGGAGAACGGCGACCGCGCGCGCACCTCGTCGATGACGAGATCGGCCGACCAGGCGATGACCCCGGCGTCCGGGTCGAGCGTCAGGGTCCACATGCGTTCGGTGCCGTAGCGCAGGACGTCCACCATGTGCCACAGGTACTGGGCCGGGGACCACACCCCGGCAACGGGGTCGGCCGGCGACGCCGCGGCGAAGGCGGTCCGGCAGTGGTCGGCGGTCGCGGCCACGACGGCGACGGCGTCGTCGAACGCGATGGCCCAGTCGAAGCCGCACTCCGGGCAGGGGTCGGTGTCACCGTGTTTCATGCCAGGCTGCGCCGCACGTGCGGGACCGGGGGTGCCGAGGTCTGCATGAGGGTTTCCTCTTTGGGCGAGGGATCGGGTCCGCCGGAAGACCGGCCGGCCCAACGATCCGCCCGCGCCCGGGGCCGAGGAAGCTGTTGCCTGTCGCATGAAGCGTTTGGCAACGGCAACGCGGACCCGCTGAGGGTGTTGCCGCGGCAGGGCACGCGATGCTGCGCCCGGTCAGGCTCCGACGGCCGTGCGGGTGACCCGTGCCTGGCGGCGGCCGGTCATTCGTCGCCGGGCCCCGGCGCGGGCTGGTCCGGCGCGGGCTGGTCCGGCGCGGCGAGGTGACGGGTGAGCGCGGTCAGCTGGTCGCGCAGGCCGGACAGCTCGGCCACCTGCTCCCGCAGGCGGGCGAGTTCGGCGAGCACCGCCTGGTCCGAGGCCTGCTGCCGCGTGTCGCCGTCCTGCTGCCGCGTGTCGCCGTTCTGGTTCTGCAGGCCGAAGAAGCTGGCCAGCGAACCGGCGAGCAGGCCGAGCAGCGCGACGCCCATGAACATGATGGCCGCCGCGTCGACGCGTCCGGCGCGGGTGACGGGGACGATGTCGCCGTACCCGACGGTGGTGAGGGTGACCGTCGCCCACCAGACCGCGTCGCCGAAGGTGGCGAACTCCGGGTTCACCGGGTGCTCGGCGTAGTACGCCATCGCGGCGCCGACGAAGAGGACCGCCAGGGCGACGATGGAGACCCGCCCGAGGCGGGCGAACAGGCGCCGGACCCCCTTGGTGGCGATCAGCAGGCGGCTGAGCCTGGCCAGCCGGAGGACCACCACGAAGCTGCCGCCGTGGGCGCCGCCGATCAGGAACCACGGTGCGGTGAGGACCACGATCGCGAGGTCGAACCTGCCCAGGTGGGTTCGCAGGTAGTTCACGATCAGCCGCTGGTGCACGACCAGGTCGACGGCGAACACGAGCCACGAGACGACGCCGACCAGCACCGCGACCCAGTTGCCCTGCGCGGGGACGATGATCAGCGGCAGGACCGCAGACAGGATGATCGGGATCCGGGCCCGGCGGTCGTACTTCGCCAGCGTCGCCGCAGCCGCGGCGTCCCGCGGCTGTCCACGGCGCGGGGCCGCCTCGGCTGCCGCCCCCTCCGTCGCGTTCACAGCAGAGATCCTGCCGCTCCCGGGCCGCCATGCCCCGGAACCCGCCCGTCACGGCGCCGCGTGTCACCCGCGCAAGACATTTACACATTGCGATTTATATGCTCTGCGGGTAAAACCTAAATCACCATGTTCGATCACAAACAAACGGACATTGTCGTGATCGCACATGTTCCGTCCCGTAAGGAGAACCTCGTGCGCAGACTCGCCCTCCTCCTCGCCGTCGCGCTGGCCGCGGCGATCCCGCTGGCGGCCCCGCCCGCCCAGGCGTCCACCCCCGTGGTCCAGGCGACGGCCCCGCCGATGGGCTGGAACAGCTGGAACCGGTTCGGCTGCAACATCGACGAGAACCTGATCCGGGCGACCGCGGACGCGATCGCCGCCAAGGGCCTCGACACCGCCGGCTACCGGTACGTCAACATCGACGACTGCTGGATGGCGCCCACCCGCGACGCCCAGGGCAGGCTCCAGGCCGACCCGAACCGCTTCCCCTCCGGCATCGCCGCCCTGGCCGCGTACGTGCACAACAAGGGCCTGAAGCTCGGCATCTACTCCTCGGCCGGCACCGCGACCTGCCAGGGCCTGCCGGCCAGTCTCGACCACGAGGCCGTCGACGCCCAGTCGTGGGCGTCCTGGGGCGTCGACCTGCTCAAGTACGACAACTGCAACAACCAGGGCCGGCCCGCGATCGAGCGGTACCGGGCCATGGGCGACGCGCTCAAGGCGACCGGGCGCCCGATCCTCTACAGCCTGTGCAACTGGGGCCTGGACAGCCCCTGGGTCTTCGGGCCGAACGTCGGCGGGACCATGTGGCGCACCACCGGCGACATCAGCGACTCCTGGGGCAGCATGACCGGCATCCTCGACCAGCAGCACGGGCTGGAGCCCTTCGCGCGCAAGGGCGGGTTCAACGACCCGGACATGCTGGAAGTCGGCAACGGCGGGATGACCACCACCGAGTACACGGCGCACTTCAGCCTGTGGGCGCTGCTCAACGCGCCCCTGCTGCTGGGCAACGACCTGCGCTCGGTCAACGACACCAACCTCGCCATCGTGAAGAACGCCGACGTCGTCGCGGTCGACCAGGACTGGGGCGGATCGCAGGGCAGGCGCGTACGCGACGACGGCGACACCGAGGTGTGGGCCAAGCCCATGTCGGACGGCTCGGCCGCCGTGGTCCTGTTCAACCGCGGCGCCGCCACCGCCACCGTCACCACCAGCGCCGCCGAGGTCGGGCTGGGCGGATCGTCGGGCTACAGCCTGAAGAACCTGTGGACCGGCGCCACCTCCACCAGCACCGGCACCGTCTCGGGCAGCGTCGCCTCCCACGGCGTGGTGATGTACCGGGTCACCCGGTCCGGCACCACGCTGGCCGCCCCCGCCGCCGGGACGTACCAGGTCGGCGACATGAGCTGGCTCGCCTCGACCAACGGCTGGGGTCCCGCCGAGCGCAACCGGTCGAACAAGGAGCAGGCGGCCGGGGACGGCACCACGCTGACGGTCAACGGCACCACCTACGCCAAGGGCGTCGGCGTGCACGCCAACAGCTCGGTGCACCTGTGGCTCGGCCGGGCCTGCCCGCTGTTCACCGCGCAGGTCGGCATCGACGACGAGGTCGCCGACGCGAAGGCCGGCGTCCGCTTCCAGGTGTACGGCGACGGAAAGCTGCTGGCCTACACCGACGTCAAGACCGCCAGCCAGGGCCCGACCACGCTCACCGTGCCGACCGCCGGATACGCCACCCTGGAACTGTTCGCGGGCGACGGCCACGGCGGGATCGACTACGACCACGGCGACTGGGGTGCCGCCACGGTGACCTGCACCTCCGCCGGCACCGGCACGTACGCCAGCGATCTGGCCTGGTCCTCGTCGAGCAACGGCTGGGGCGCCGCCGAACGCGACCAGTCCAACGGTGAGACCGCCACCGGTGACGGCGTCGTGCAGGTCGTGGGCGCGGTCAGCCACGTCAAGGGCATCGGCGCGCACGCCGGAAGCGACGTGGCCCTGCCGGTCGGCGGATGCCAGCGCTTCACGGCGGTGGTCGGCATCGACGGCGAGGCGACCTCTGCCGCGGCCAGTGCGGTGTTCTCCGTCGTCGCCGACGGGGTCACGCTGTGGACCAGCCCGGTGCTGCGCGCGGGGGCGGCGGCCGCCGTGGATGTCGGCGTGGCCGGGCGGTCGACTCTCCACCTGGTCCTCACCGACGCCGGTGACGGCAACGCCTACGACCACGGCGACTGGGCCGGAGCCCGGCTGAGCTGCTGACAGCGGTCCGGCCGACGCCCGGCCGGGTGGGCCGCGGACTCCCCGACGCGGCCCACCCGGGCGAACCCGCTGTCAGACATCTGTCGGCGCCGTATGCGCCCACCTCGGCATCGGATGTAATCGATGGATGATTCCGGCCGCCGACAGCGCGTTCGCCCGACGATCCGGCTCGCCCGCCACCCTGGGCAGCACCCTCGCCGAGCTCGGCCGGCAGCAGCCGGTGGTGTTCGACGAGCTGATGAACGCCCCGCTGGTGCTGCGGCACCACGACGTGGCGGCGGCGCTGCGCGACACCGCCACGTTCAGCACCCGGTTCTACGGCATGGGCCCGATGAGTCAGGCGCTGATCGCGCTCGACGGCGTGGACCACCAGCGCCTGCGCCGGGTCCACAACCGCTTCTTCAGCGCCGCCGCGAGCACCGGCTACGCCGCCGCCGTGGCGCCGATCGCCGCCCGCACCTTCGGCGCCCTGGCGGGCCGGGCCGAGGTCGAGCTGGTCGAGCAGGCCATCGCCCGGTACCCGATGGAGGTCTTCCTCGCGCTGCTCGGCGTCCCGGACGAGCTGGGCGACCAGGGCCTGGCCTGGGTACGCACGATCATGATGTGGCTCGGCTCGCCGATGGACCCGACGCTGGCCGAGCCCGGCCTGCAGGCCCACGTGCAGCTCAGCGACTACACCTCGCAGCTGGTGCGGCGGGAGCGGCACGGCGACCGGGACAACCTGCTCGGCGAGATCGTCCGGGCGTTCGAGGCCGAGGGGGCGTACTCCCCCGAAGCCGTGACCGCCTCGGTGCTGGGCCTGCTGCTGGGCGGCTTCGAGACCACCATCCAGCTGATGTCGGCGACGCTGTCGTCGCTGCTGCTCAACCCCGCCGCACTGGGACGGGTGCGCGCCGACCGCGGCCTGGTCGACGCCGCGATCGACGAGGCCTTCCGGTGGGCCAACCCGACGGCCGGGCTGTACCGCCTGGCCACGCGCGACACCGACGTCTCCGGGACCGCCGTCCCGGCCGGAAGCATGGTCTACCTCTGCATCGCCGCCGCGCACTTCGACGAGCAGGCCTACCCGGACGCCGAGACCTTCCGGCTGGACCGGCGCGGCACCCACCTGGGCTTCGGGCTCGGCCCGCACTACTGCGTCGGCGCGCCGCTGGCCCGGATCGAGGTCACCGCGGCCCTCACCGCGCTGCTCGACACCTGCCCGGGGCTGCGCCTGGACCCCGGTGCGCAGCTCAGCTTCCACTACGGCGCGCGCGGCTTCGTCCAGCACGGCACGGAGGCACTGCCGGTCCTGGTGTGAGGCCCGGCGGCACGCCGTCCGCCAGGTTCGGGCGTGGCCCGGTTCATACGCCGGTGATCGGTTCGCGGCGCGTGGCCGCCGGTCGCCTAATGTCGGGGCCATGACCGCACCCGCACCGCTGAACATCTGCGTCTTCCTGTCCGCCGGCGACCTCGACGAGCAGTACACCCGGGTGGCCCGCGAGTTCGGCGAGCTCATCGGCGCGGGTGGCCACACGCTGGTCTGGGGTGGCTCCGACGTCGGGATGATGAAGATCCTCGCCGACGCCGTACGGGGCGCGGGCGGGCGGCTGGTCGGGGTCTCCGTCGAGTTCCTGCGCAAGTCGGCCAGGCCGGATGCCGACGAGATGACGTTCGCCAAGGACCTCGGCGAGCGCAAGGCGCTGCTGCTGGGCGCCGCCGACGCCGTGGTGGTGATGGTCGGCGGCATGGGGACCCTCGACGAGGCGACCGAGGTCCTGGAGCTGCGCAAGCACGGGCGCTACGACAAGCCGGTGGTGCTGCTGAACACGGCCGGTTTCTACGACGGCCTGATCCTGCAGCTGCGGCGGATGGAGGCCGAGGGATTCCTGCCGGTGACGCTGGCCGACCTGCTCCACGTCGCCGACACGGCCGCCGACGCGCTCGCCCACCTGGAGCAGACCGCGGCGGCGCAGCCGATCGCCTAGCGGTTCGCGGGCCGTCCCGGGGCGGAGATCACCCTCGGCACCCGGAGCCGGGACGCAGCGTCGCGGCGGACGACGTACCTTTGGCGGCATGGGTTTGGGTGTTCGGTTGAAGCAGAAGCTGCGCACGTTCATGCAGCGCCCCGGTACGACGGTCAGTCTGGGTCGTTTTGAGGCGATCCTGCCGAGGATTCAGGAGCTGGAGGACGAGCTCACTGCGCTGACCGACGCGGAGTTCACCGAGCGCGCGGTGATGCTGCGCGACATCGTCACCGGGACCGAGGAGGGGCAGCCGCGGGTCTTCACGGCGCAGCCGCTGCCCATCGACGAGGAGGACATGGCCGAGATCTGCGCGCTGGGCCGCGAGGCCGGGCGGCGCGCTCTCGGCGAGCGCGCGTTCGACGTGCAGCTGCTCGGGGCGATGGCGATGCTGCAGGGCAACGTCGTCGAGATGGCCACGGGTGAGGGCAAGACGCTGGCCGCGGTGATCGCCGCCTACGGCTTCGCCGTGCGCGGCTCCCGGGTGCAGGTGCTGACCGTCAACGACTACCTCGCCGACCGCGACGCGGACTGGATGGGCCCGGCGTACCGGCTGCTCGGGCTGACCGTGGGCGCCGTCGGCGAGGGCACCGGCCACGACGAGCGGGCGGCCGCGTACGGCTGCGACGTCACGTACGTGTCGGTGAGCGAGGCGGGGTTCGACTTCCTGCGCGACCAGCTGGTGCTCCGCGCCGAGGACGCGGTCATGCCCGGCATGTACACGGTGATCGTCGACGAGGCGGACTCGATCCTGATCGACGAGGCCCGGGTGCCGCTGGTGGTGGCGGGCAGCCTCGCCGACGGCGGCTCGGACGCGACCTCGGCCGCGGCGCTGGTGGCGGCGATGCGGCCGGGCCGCGACTTCGAGGTGATCGACGACGGCCGCAACGTGCAGCTGACCGACACCGGGGCGGCGGTGGTGGAGCGGGCCTGGGGCGGCATCCAGCTGTACGCGCCGGAGAGCCTGCCCAAGCTGACCGCCGTCAACCTGGCGCTGCACGCGCGGACGCTGGTGGCCGTGGACGTGGACTACATCGTCAAGGACGGGCGGATCGCGCTGGTCGACGAGTTCCGGGGCCGGGTCGCCCGCCGCCGGCGGTGGCCCGACGGGTTGCAGGCGGCGGTCGAGGCCAAGGAGGGCCTGGCGGCGACCGACGAGGGCGAGATCCTGGCCACGATCACCGTGCAGGGCCTGGTCGCGCTCTACCCGACGGTGGCGGGGATGACGGGCACGGCCTCGACCATCGGCGACGAGCTGCGCGAGTTCTACCGCCTGGAGGTCGCGGTCATCCCGCCGAACACGCCGAACGTGCGGGTCGACGAGCAGGACCGGGTGTACGCGACGATCGAGGAGAAGGAGGAGGCGCTGATGGCCGAGGTGGCCTCAGCGCACGAGGCCGGCCGGCCGGTGCTGGTCGGCACCCTGGACGTGGCCGAGTCGGAGCGGATCGCGGCGGCGCTGCAGGACCACGGCATCGAGTGCGTGGTGCTCAACGCCAAGAACGACGCGCACGAGGCCGCGGTCATCGCCGAGGCCGGGCGGCTGGGTGCGGTCACGGTGTCGACGCAGATGGCCGGTCGGGGCACCGACATCCGGCTGGGCGGCAGCGACGGGCAGGACCGGGCGGCGGTGGCGGAGCTGGGCGGCCTGTACGTCGTCGGGGCGGGCCGGCACGACAGCCGCCGGGTCGACGACCAGCTGCGGGGCCGGGCGGGCCGGCAGGGCGACCCGGGCGGCTCGGTGTTCTTCGTCAGCCGCGAGGATGAGCTGATCGTGCGGCACGGTGACGGGATCGGCGGGACGACCGCCGGGGACGGGCGGGTGACCGGCCCGGAGGTGCACTGGGCCGTGGGGCACGCGCAGCGGGTCGCCGAGGGCATCGGGTTCGAGATCCACCGCAACACGTGGCGCTACGGGGTGCTGATCGAGCGGCAGCGCCAGGTGCTGGCGCAGCGGCGTAAGGCGCTGCTGACCACCGGAGCCGCGGCGGAGCTGCTGCGCGGGGGCAAGAAGCTGTTCCCGGCCGATCGCGACGCGGTCGCCGACGCCGAGCTGTGGGCCGACGCCGACGACGAGCTGGAGATGGTCACGGTCGCGCAGCGCTACACCGAGGTCGTCGACGTGGTCGGCGAGCAGGCGCTCGAGGAGGTCGCGCGGCAGATCGCGCTGTACCACCTGGACCGCGGCTGGGCCGACCACCTGGGCATGCTGGCCAACGTGCGCGACGGGGTGCATCTGCGGGCGCTGGGGCGGCTGGACCCGCTGGACGAGTTCCACCGGGTCGCGGTGCCCGAGTTCGAGCAGCTGCTGGCCGACGTCGACGCCGCCACGGCGCAGACGTTCATGGCGGCGCGGATCGACAGCCCGGACTGGACGCCGGAGGACGCCGGGCTGGAGCGCCCGAGCGCCACGTGGACGTACATGGTCCACGACAACCCGTTCGGGTCGGAGATCGAGCGGCTGATCTCCCGGATGGCCAAGGCGCTGCTGGGCAAATGACGGACCGGGTCCGGGACGGCGCGCTGCGCGCCGTCCCGGACCCGGTGTCAGGCCGTTGCCGTCGCCGGTCAGGCGGCGGCGAGGTTGGCCGCCTCGCGGGCGGTCAGGGCGCCCTGGAACACCTTGACCTGGTCGACGGTGCCGCCGAGGAACGAGTTCAGCCCGGCGTTGGAGCCGACGTACAGCGGGCCGATGGTGTGCCAGCCCTTGGCTCCGGTGCCCTTGACCGTCTGCTCGACGCCGTTGACGTAGAGCAGGGCCTCCCCAGTCCCGGCCCGGAACACCCCGACCAGGTGCACCCAGGCGCCGGTCTGCACGGAGCTGTTCGACACCGCGCTGTGCCAGGTCAGGTTGCCCGCGCCGTCATGGTCGGTGATGGTGAACGCCCACTTGCCGTCGGTGGTCACCATCAGCCGCGCCGCCGGGCCGGGCTGGCCGCCCTGGCTGAGCACGACCTGCTCCGCGCCGGTCAGCGCGGTCGCCTTGACCCACGCCGACACCGACAGCGACTGGTCGGTACGCAGCACCGGCCCGGAGGTCGCGGCCAGGCCGGCGGCGCCGTCGAGCTGCAACGCGTCGTTGCCGTCGTGGCCGGGCTGCACGAAGGACGACGTCGGCGGGGTGTTCGCCCACCCGGCGTCCAGCGTCAGCGGGCGGCCGAAGTAGGCCCCGTCCACCACGCTGTCGCAGTAGCAGTCCAGGCCACCGCTGAAGTCCCAGTTGCCGACCTCGGCCGGGGCGAGCACCCCGGCCTGGGCCGGGATGCCGTTCGGCGCGTCGGCGTTCGTGCCGAGCAGGTCCTGGGCCACCACGGCCCGGTTCCAGACCCGTACGTCGGCGATCTCGCCCTGCCAGGCTTCGGCGGCGGCGCCGCTCCACCAGCCGCGGCCGATCGACAGCGGGCCGGTGGCCTGCCACGGGGCGGCCGGGCGGGCCGTCTCCTGGGCCAGCACGCCGTCGACGTACAGGCGCTGCTTCTTCTCCGCCGCGTCGTAGACGCCGGTCAGGTGGACCCACCGGCCGACGTCGGCGGTGGTCAGCGCCGCCGGGGCGTACACCGCGACGGTGCTGCCCGAGGCCGAGGTGTCCGGCAGCGTGAACGACCACTTCGGCGTGGCACCGCTGTAGCGCACGCCGAGGAAGAAGCCGCCCGCGCTGGTGCCGTCCTGGCCGACCGCGGTCATGTTGCCGGCGGCGATGCCGCTCAGCCGCACCCAGGCCGTGACGCTGAACGACTTCGAGGTGTCCAGCGCGGCCACGGTCTTGGTGCCCGCGGCGTAGCTGTCGAAGTGCGCGGAGGTGGCGCCGATGATCCGGCCGTCGGCGACCCAGGTCGGGCTGCCCGACAGCGTCAGCGTGCCGCCGCCGACGGTGTCGGAGTACCCGGCGCCGCGCAGGTCGGTGAGCGGGAACTGCGCGACCGGCGCGGACGGGCCCGCGACCAGGAACGTGTACGACGTCGTCGGGCCGGGCGTGCCCGCCGGGTCCTTGGCGTACACGTAGAGGGTGTTCAGGCCGTACTTCGGCGGGGTCATCGAGATCGGGAGCGTGCCGCCCGCCGCGACGGTGACCGTCGTGGTCGGCGGGCTGGTCCAGCCGTAGGTGTAGGAGGTGACGTCGGCGCCGGCCTGCCCGTTCGGTTCGAGCAGGAACGCCCCGGCCACGCCCGGCCCGCCGTGCGGGGTGGGTCCGGTCGGGTAGTCGGTCGAGGTCACCTTCGGTGCCGGGGGCGGTGAGGCGTTGACGGTGAAGTCGCACCACGCCGACCAGGGCGAGTACGAGCCCCACTTGTCGACGGTCTGGACGCGGAACGAGTACGCCCTGCCTTCCGCCGCCGCGCCGAGGGCCAGGGTCACGCCGCCGGTGTTGCCCGGGGTCCGCAGCGGGCCCGCGACCGGGGTGACGACGCCGGTGGCGACGTCCTTCCATTCGAACGTGGCGTTCAGGTTGTCGTCGTTGTCGTCGTCGACGTACTGGGCCTGCACCGTCGGGGAGGTCGTGCCGACCGTGCCGCCGCAGGGCACGCCCTGGGTCGGCACGACCGCCGCGGGAACGGCCGGCGGCGTGTTGTACGTGAAGGCGAGGTAGCTGGACCCGGCGTAGAACTTCTTCCAGCCGTCGATGCTGCCCTCGTTGGTCGCGTACAGCATGTAGGTGATCCTGCTGTAGGCCCGGTCGGTGAACCACTGCACGTTGTCCCAGGCGATCGGCATCTCGACCAGCCTGTCGGGCAGGTTCGCGCCGCAGCCGCCCGCCTCGTTGGCCGACGGCGGGCTCGCGGTGGCGATCACCCACGCCCGGTAGGCCTGGTAGTCGCTGGTGTTGTTGTACGTCACCGTGGCGCCGGGCGCGATCCAGGTCTGCGTGGTGACGGCCAGCCGCATCTCGGCGGTGGTGCCGCAGGGCGACGAGTGGTCCATGTTGGAGGCGAACTGCGCCCACTTGATCTGCTTGCCCGCCCACTGGGCCATCGGGATGCTGACGAACGCCCGGTAGATGGCGCCGTTACCCGGGCTCTTGCCGACCCGCATGCTGTCGCGGTCACTGCTCCAGTAGGACGTGTTCGGGCTGCCGCTGTTGACGGTCACCCAGTCCCCGTTGGAGGGCGAGCTCTGGTCCGGGTCGATGTACACGGGGTAGACCGTGTCGGCCGCCGCGAGCATGGCCCGGTCCGGTTCGAGGATCCACTGCCCCCGGTCCAGCCGCTGCCCGACGGTCGCCACGTGCGTCGGGTCGGCGTCGCCGGACCGCGCGCCGTCCGCCGCCAGCCCGCGCGAGTCCCACATCGCCGCGCCGTCGGACAGC is a window from the Catellatospora sp. TT07R-123 genome containing:
- a CDS encoding class II aldolase/adducin family protein gives rise to the protein MGTETTAVPPPTFTAGLRPRPAEPFTRPVCATAAQERDARRQALAVGFRIFARLGLNEMTAGHITVRDPELRDHFWLNPYGIAFSRIRVSDLLLMDPHGEIVHGRGALNPAAFAIHSQIYAARPDAVSVAHSHSVHGKALAALHGELQPITQDAAIFYERNVLVPDFTGVVLDVSEGARIAAAMGLAHTAILANHGFLTVGTSVEDAVTLFVHAERAAQVQLIAAAAGELRPIPHAVAVRTRSQEERPDVGWARFQPLRQEIVADQPDVLH
- a CDS encoding NAD(P)-dependent oxidoreductase, encoding MNGAIPSPGFRHIAVLPGLDLRADTYGALRALSAAPLAEPGTWPGARLPESVDAVIGGWHHDLGATELAALPALRYIGLRSTSSRRVDHAAARARGITVTTIDRYADNATAEFVLAAMLTHLQRDTGAGLAGELRGRTLGLIGLGHVGRRVATAASGLGMTVRYHHSRGPVADPGPCAYACADELLGGSDVVSIHTPAGRAVVDGAGLRTAAAADTLLVVTTIGVPFPFAEFAAVWPTGRAHAVFDLVAAAGRRPELEALPRCRVIARYAGRTREAVAAGDRQLLDAVRGHLRTAAVQPRSGDLRTEVLEHP
- a CDS encoding DinB family protein, which gives rise to MKHGDTDPCPECGFDWAIAFDDAVAVVAATADHCRTAFAAASPADPVAGVWSPAQYLWHMVDVLRYGTERMWTLTLDPDAGVIAWSADLVIDEVRARSPFSVPVGLRALASAAAQWCDAALAAPADTRTAHPSWGMVDRLRLARISAHEIRHHELDIRRGLRRPPAEVALHHVAVQTGDLANSVAWYTAYFGATLAWSLDRFSPLTHERLPGITALSELVVGDLRFHLFERASTRNEPPAGTAAQFQHVCLRTASSAALVERRDHWLALYDSRQFTFARDEPATAVVVDDDGVESFYALDPNGLEFEFAYIPGTGR
- a CDS encoding potassium channel family protein → MNATEGAAAEAAPRRGQPRDAAAAATLAKYDRRARIPIILSAVLPLIIVPAQGNWVAVLVGVVSWLVFAVDLVVHQRLIVNYLRTHLGRFDLAIVVLTAPWFLIGGAHGGSFVVVLRLARLSRLLIATKGVRRLFARLGRVSIVALAVLFVGAAMAYYAEHPVNPEFATFGDAVWWATVTLTTVGYGDIVPVTRAGRVDAAAIMFMGVALLGLLAGSLASFFGLQNQNGDTRQQDGDTRQQASDQAVLAELARLREQVAELSGLRDQLTALTRHLAAPDQPAPDQPAPGPGDE
- a CDS encoding NPCBM/NEW2 domain-containing protein gives rise to the protein MRRLALLLAVALAAAIPLAAPPAQASTPVVQATAPPMGWNSWNRFGCNIDENLIRATADAIAAKGLDTAGYRYVNIDDCWMAPTRDAQGRLQADPNRFPSGIAALAAYVHNKGLKLGIYSSAGTATCQGLPASLDHEAVDAQSWASWGVDLLKYDNCNNQGRPAIERYRAMGDALKATGRPILYSLCNWGLDSPWVFGPNVGGTMWRTTGDISDSWGSMTGILDQQHGLEPFARKGGFNDPDMLEVGNGGMTTTEYTAHFSLWALLNAPLLLGNDLRSVNDTNLAIVKNADVVAVDQDWGGSQGRRVRDDGDTEVWAKPMSDGSAAVVLFNRGAATATVTTSAAEVGLGGSSGYSLKNLWTGATSTSTGTVSGSVASHGVVMYRVTRSGTTLAAPAAGTYQVGDMSWLASTNGWGPAERNRSNKEQAAGDGTTLTVNGTTYAKGVGVHANSSVHLWLGRACPLFTAQVGIDDEVADAKAGVRFQVYGDGKLLAYTDVKTASQGPTTLTVPTAGYATLELFAGDGHGGIDYDHGDWGAATVTCTSAGTGTYASDLAWSSSSNGWGAAERDQSNGETATGDGVVQVVGAVSHVKGIGAHAGSDVALPVGGCQRFTAVVGIDGEATSAAASAVFSVVADGVTLWTSPVLRAGAAAAVDVGVAGRSTLHLVLTDAGDGNAYDHGDWAGARLSC